The Saccharothrix variisporea genome has a segment encoding these proteins:
- a CDS encoding FAD-dependent oxidoreductase encodes MGTRAVVLGGGVAGFLAAAALSGAVDTVTVVERDRFDGDRPRRGVPQGRHAHLLLARGARAVEALLPGFEAALVGAGACKVGMPQDILTYTPFGWMPRFAHAQYLLSCRRPVLEQVLRDLVAGLEVLEDTEAVGLLGDADRVTGAVVRSRADGVERELTADLVVDATGASSKADKWLRKRVRDVVVDPGIRYATALLRPAERLAGAFPAVCVQPGPPHDGHGGVVLPVEEGRWIVSLAGLRGHVPPTDEAGFLTYAKGLRHPLVAEVISSAEIVGSIRAYGAPPGRWRRFPAVAGFVAVGDAVANYNPLYGHGMTVAALDALALRDGVRRHGLGPRLAPAVRKAVARATADAWALAVGQDTRYERTFAPARRLPDRIAGWYADRVGAAAASRPEVSAALLDSYTLSAPLSRLLRPALVRKVLTTPERATDDPPLTDAERALLAPAP; translated from the coding sequence ATGGGCACGAGGGCGGTGGTGCTCGGGGGCGGGGTGGCCGGGTTCCTGGCCGCCGCCGCGTTGTCGGGCGCGGTGGACACGGTGACCGTGGTGGAACGCGACCGGTTCGACGGGGACCGGCCCCGGCGCGGTGTGCCGCAGGGGCGGCACGCGCACCTCTTGTTGGCACGGGGAGCGCGGGCGGTGGAAGCCCTGCTGCCCGGGTTCGAGGCCGCGCTGGTCGGGGCGGGCGCGTGCAAGGTCGGGATGCCCCAGGACATCCTCACGTACACGCCGTTCGGGTGGATGCCCCGGTTCGCGCACGCCCAGTACCTGCTCAGCTGCCGCCGGCCGGTGCTGGAGCAGGTGCTGCGGGACCTGGTCGCGGGCCTGGAGGTGCTGGAGGACACCGAGGCGGTCGGCCTGCTGGGCGACGCCGACCGGGTCACCGGGGCCGTGGTGCGGTCGCGGGCGGACGGCGTGGAGCGCGAGTTGACCGCCGACCTCGTCGTGGACGCCACCGGGGCCTCCTCCAAGGCGGACAAGTGGTTGCGCAAGCGCGTGCGGGACGTCGTGGTGGACCCGGGCATCCGGTACGCCACGGCGTTGCTGCGCCCCGCCGAACGCTTGGCCGGGGCGTTCCCGGCGGTGTGCGTGCAGCCCGGTCCGCCGCACGACGGCCACGGCGGCGTGGTGCTGCCGGTCGAGGAAGGTCGGTGGATCGTGAGCCTCGCCGGGCTGCGCGGGCACGTGCCGCCGACCGACGAAGCCGGTTTCCTCACCTACGCCAAGGGTTTGCGGCACCCGCTGGTCGCCGAGGTCATCTCGTCCGCCGAGATCGTGGGCTCGATCCGGGCCTACGGCGCCCCGCCCGGTCGGTGGCGCCGGTTCCCCGCGGTGGCGGGGTTCGTGGCGGTCGGCGACGCGGTCGCGAACTACAACCCGTTGTACGGCCACGGCATGACGGTCGCGGCCCTGGACGCCCTCGCGCTGCGGGACGGCGTGCGGCGGCACGGCTTGGGCCCCAGGCTGGCCCCCGCGGTCCGGAAGGCCGTCGCCCGCGCCACCGCCGACGCCTGGGCGCTCGCGGTCGGCCAGGACACCCGCTACGAACGGACCTTCGCGCCGGCGCGCCGCCTGCCCGACCGGATCGCCGGCTGGTACGCCGACCGGGTGGGCGCCGCCGCCGCGTCCCGGCCGGAGGTCAGCGCGGCCCTGCTGGACTCCTACACCCTGTCCGCGCCGCTGTCCCGGCTCCTGCGGCCGGCACTGGTCCGAAAGGTCCTCACGACACCCGAACGGGCGACCGACGACCCGCCGCTGACCGACGCGGAACGGGCGTTGCTGGCCCCGGCACCCTAG
- a CDS encoding ABC transporter substrate-binding protein — protein sequence MTGRRAVLITAVAVAAVGCSTTTSDSPAPEAQPRSGGTLTFATDADPGCLDPHQSPTAASQLVTRGVVDSLVAQDPKTLELKPWLAESWTATPDATSFTFTLRQGVTFSDGTPFDAEAVKANFDRIVAPATKSLLAASLLAGYDGTTVEDPRKVTVKFKAPNASFPQAASTAFLGMQSPKVFEAGPEAVCRKPVGSGPFVAAERQPQASITLSKRADYNWGPETSGHKGAPHLDQVVINIVPENGVRMGSLRTNQVDAVANVPPKEVDGIKGAGFEVLAKAQPGIAYTLNLNAAREPLSDVKVRQAIAKAIDTQALVDNLYQGKYPRATSVLTSATPGYASILGTGQFDTAAAERLLDEAGWKKQDDGTRAKNGKPLTVEWTFISPTREQRDLLAQIVQQQLKAVGVDVKLVPLAMGEAIAKTARGELQMGDISFVRADGDVLRTVLTAPRGGTPAVVAPEVPGLLSQAAATVDDAVRDENYAKVQRSLIENATAIPVYDPTYLLGVGKAVHGVVFDPQGLPAFHEAWVSR from the coding sequence ATGACCGGAAGACGAGCCGTCCTCATCACCGCGGTGGCCGTGGCCGCCGTGGGGTGCAGCACCACCACGTCGGACTCGCCGGCGCCGGAGGCGCAACCCCGGTCCGGGGGCACGCTGACCTTCGCCACCGACGCTGACCCGGGCTGCCTGGACCCGCACCAGTCGCCGACCGCCGCGTCGCAGCTGGTCACCCGGGGCGTGGTGGACTCGCTGGTCGCGCAGGACCCGAAGACGCTGGAGCTCAAGCCGTGGCTGGCGGAGTCGTGGACCGCCACGCCCGACGCCACGTCGTTCACCTTCACGCTGCGCCAGGGCGTGACCTTCAGCGACGGCACCCCGTTCGACGCCGAAGCGGTCAAGGCCAACTTCGACCGGATCGTGGCCCCGGCCACCAAGTCGCTGCTCGCGGCGAGCCTGCTCGCGGGCTACGACGGGACCACGGTGGAGGACCCGCGCAAGGTCACGGTGAAGTTCAAGGCGCCCAACGCGTCCTTCCCGCAGGCCGCCAGCACCGCGTTCCTGGGCATGCAGTCGCCGAAGGTGTTCGAGGCCGGTCCCGAGGCGGTGTGCCGCAAGCCGGTGGGCAGCGGGCCGTTCGTCGCCGCCGAGCGCCAGCCGCAGGCGAGCATCACGCTGTCCAAGCGCGCCGACTACAACTGGGGGCCGGAGACCTCCGGCCACAAGGGCGCGCCCCACCTGGACCAGGTCGTGATCAACATCGTGCCGGAGAACGGCGTGCGCATGGGCAGCCTGCGCACCAACCAGGTCGACGCCGTCGCCAACGTCCCGCCCAAGGAGGTGGACGGCATCAAGGGCGCGGGCTTCGAGGTGCTGGCCAAGGCGCAGCCGGGCATCGCCTACACGCTCAACCTCAACGCCGCCCGCGAGCCGCTGTCGGACGTGAAGGTCCGCCAGGCGATCGCCAAGGCCATCGACACCCAGGCCCTGGTGGACAACCTCTACCAGGGCAAGTACCCGCGGGCCACCAGCGTGCTGACCAGCGCCACCCCCGGCTACGCCTCCATCCTCGGCACCGGCCAGTTCGACACCGCCGCCGCCGAGCGGCTGCTGGACGAGGCCGGCTGGAAGAAGCAGGACGACGGGACCCGCGCCAAGAACGGCAAGCCGCTGACCGTCGAGTGGACGTTCATCTCGCCGACCCGCGAGCAGCGGGACCTGCTGGCGCAGATCGTGCAGCAGCAGCTCAAGGCGGTCGGCGTGGACGTGAAGCTCGTGCCGCTGGCCATGGGCGAGGCGATCGCCAAGACCGCGCGCGGTGAACTCCAGATGGGCGACATCAGCTTCGTGCGGGCGGACGGCGACGTGCTGCGGACCGTGCTGACCGCGCCGCGCGGCGGCACGCCCGCGGTGGTCGCGCCCGAGGTGCCGGGCTTGCTGTCCCAAGCAGCGGCGACCGTCGACGACGCGGTGCGGGACGAGAACTACGCCAAGGTGCAGCGGTCGCTGATCGAGAACGCCACCGCGATCCCGGTGTACGACCCGACCTACCTGCTGGGCGTGGGCAAGGCCGTGCACGGTGTCGTGTTCGACCCGCAGGGCCTGCCGGCGTTCCACGAGGCCTGGGTGTCGCGCTGA